The Corynebacterium confusum genome has a window encoding:
- a CDS encoding pyridoxal phosphate-dependent aminotransferase: MTTTPNRRIFDQSDKLKGVAYDIRGEVSAEAERMELDGHNILKLNTGNPAVFGFDAPDVIMRDMIAALPTSQGYSTSKGIIPARRAIVTRYELEDFPHFDVGDVYLGNGVSELVSMTTQALLNDGDEVLIPAPDYPLWTAATSLAGGTPVHYLCDEEDDWNPSIEDIKSKVTEKTKAIVVINPNNPTGAVYSRQTLQQIVEIAREHNLLILADEIYDRILYDGAKHTSIASLAPDLLCITYNGLSKAYRVAGYRAGWMVLTGPKNHASGFIEGLELLAGTRLCPNVPAQHAIQVALGGRQSIYELTGTDGRLLKQRNIAYEKLNEIPGVSCVKPMGALYAFPRLDPNVYEIHDDSKLMLDILRSEKILMVQGTGFNWPDPDHFRVVTLPWASQLDNAIERLGNFLASYRQ, encoded by the coding sequence ATGACTACCACGCCGAACCGCCGAATTTTTGACCAATCCGACAAACTCAAGGGTGTCGCCTACGACATCCGTGGGGAGGTCTCGGCCGAGGCAGAGCGCATGGAGCTCGACGGCCACAACATTCTGAAGCTCAACACGGGCAACCCGGCGGTCTTCGGCTTCGACGCCCCGGACGTCATCATGCGCGACATGATCGCCGCGCTGCCCACCTCCCAGGGCTATTCCACCTCCAAGGGCATCATCCCCGCCCGTCGCGCCATCGTCACCCGCTACGAGCTGGAGGACTTCCCGCACTTCGACGTCGGGGATGTCTACCTGGGCAACGGCGTCTCCGAGCTGGTTTCCATGACCACCCAGGCGCTGCTCAACGACGGCGACGAGGTCCTCATCCCGGCCCCGGACTACCCGCTGTGGACGGCGGCCACCTCCCTGGCCGGCGGCACCCCGGTGCACTACCTGTGCGACGAGGAAGACGACTGGAACCCGTCCATCGAGGACATCAAGTCCAAGGTCACGGAGAAGACCAAGGCCATCGTGGTCATCAACCCGAACAACCCGACGGGTGCGGTCTACTCCCGGCAGACGCTGCAGCAAATCGTGGAGATCGCCCGCGAACATAACCTGCTCATCCTGGCCGATGAAATCTACGACCGCATCCTCTACGACGGCGCGAAGCACACCTCCATCGCCTCCCTGGCCCCGGATCTGCTGTGCATTACCTACAATGGCCTGTCGAAGGCCTACCGCGTGGCCGGCTACCGCGCCGGCTGGATGGTGCTCACCGGCCCGAAGAACCACGCCTCCGGCTTCATCGAAGGCCTGGAGTTGCTCGCCGGCACCCGCCTGTGCCCCAACGTTCCGGCCCAGCACGCCATCCAGGTCGCGCTCGGCGGGCGCCAGTCCATCTACGAACTGACCGGCACGGACGGCCGCCTGCTCAAGCAGCGCAACATCGCCTATGAAAAGCTCAATGAGATCCCCGGCGTCAGCTGCGTGAAGCCGATGGGTGCGCTTTATGCCTTCCCGCGGCTGGACCCGAACGTCTACGAGATCCACGACGACTCCAAGCTGATGCTGGACATCCTGCGCTCGGAGAAGATCCTCATGGTGCAGGGCACCGGCTTCAATTGGCCGGACCCGGACCACTTCCGCGTGGTCACCCTGCCGTGGGCGTCCCAGCTGGACAACGCCATCGAGCGCCTGGGCAACTTCCTGGCCAGCTACCGCCAGTAG
- a CDS encoding YibE/F family protein, with translation MARHSVKPAGLNPWQRVLVGVLGLVVAATAVGLVWLWPSSGPDTSEDFDRAYSLNQQRVTGTVTQVDSNACASPATGTAFDTPPRTTAAEAAGAHDDSCRRALVDLEDGPDAGKMTQLVHYGVAGEPVLEVGDHITMTLSENSADGQTHYAFADYERSSALWAWGLAIVAAILIFAAWHGLRSLIGLAFSLALVFFFLLPAITAGQPIIPVTIVACAAILVVAIPLVHGWNFKSASALAGSLVALAVATVVAIIAIRTSHLQGLSSEDNLKLLLYLPQLSVVGVLLAGFIVGALGGLNDVSIGQASTVHELAAIDPAMPRWRLFFSAMKVGRDHIASMVYTIVLSYTGAALPLLLLISAADASAGQVLSSDVIATELLRSGVGALSLVSAVPVTTLIAAFTHSDPGPRDPNRPPAIHAH, from the coding sequence ATGGCACGACACTCAGTAAAGCCGGCCGGTCTGAACCCGTGGCAGCGCGTCCTCGTGGGCGTGCTGGGGCTGGTAGTAGCCGCCACCGCCGTGGGGCTCGTCTGGCTCTGGCCGAGCTCCGGCCCGGACACGAGCGAAGACTTCGACCGCGCGTACTCACTGAACCAGCAACGGGTGACCGGCACCGTCACTCAGGTCGATTCCAACGCCTGCGCTTCCCCGGCTACCGGCACGGCCTTTGATACCCCGCCGCGCACCACCGCCGCGGAGGCCGCCGGGGCCCATGATGATTCTTGCCGCCGCGCCCTGGTGGACCTGGAAGACGGGCCGGACGCAGGGAAGATGACCCAGCTGGTGCACTACGGCGTCGCCGGCGAGCCGGTACTTGAGGTTGGTGACCACATCACCATGACCCTGTCGGAAAACTCCGCCGACGGGCAGACCCACTACGCCTTCGCCGACTACGAGCGCAGCTCCGCCCTGTGGGCCTGGGGCCTGGCCATCGTTGCCGCCATCCTCATCTTCGCCGCCTGGCACGGCCTGCGCTCACTCATCGGCCTGGCCTTCAGCCTGGCCCTCGTCTTTTTCTTCCTCCTGCCGGCTATAACCGCGGGCCAGCCCATCATCCCCGTCACGATTGTCGCTTGCGCGGCCATCCTGGTGGTGGCTATCCCCCTGGTCCACGGCTGGAACTTCAAGTCCGCCTCGGCACTGGCCGGCAGCCTGGTCGCCCTGGCCGTGGCCACGGTCGTGGCCATCATCGCCATCCGGACGTCCCACCTACAGGGTCTATCCTCCGAGGACAACCTCAAGCTGCTGCTCTACCTGCCGCAGCTGTCCGTGGTAGGCGTGCTGCTGGCCGGGTTCATCGTGGGCGCGCTGGGCGGGCTCAACGATGTCTCCATCGGGCAGGCCTCCACCGTCCACGAGCTGGCTGCCATCGACCCGGCGATGCCGCGGTGGCGGCTGTTCTTCTCCGCTATGAAGGTCGGGCGCGACCACATCGCGTCGATGGTCTACACCATCGTGCTGTCGTATACGGGTGCGGCGCTGCCGCTGTTGCTGCTCATCTCCGCGGCCGATGCCTCCGCCGGCCAGGTCTTGAGCAGCGACGTCATCGCCACCGAGCTACTGCGCTCCGGGGTGGGCGCGCTCTCCCTGGTCAGCGCCGTGCCGGTCACGACACTGATTGCGGCGTTTACGCACTCCGACCCAGGGCCACGAGATCCCAACCGGCCGCCTGCCATTCACGCACATTAA
- a CDS encoding UDP-glucose dehydrogenase family protein → MTVIGTGYLGATHAACMAELGHEVLGVDVDQAKIDSLAAGKVPFYEPGLPEVLERNLDGGTLSFSTDYAAAADFANVHFLGVGTPQRHGSYAADMTYVRAVIEKLVPLLKGQHLILGKSTVPVGTAAELQQMANELAPEGTEVEISWNPEFLREGYAVKDTITPDRIVIGCREGESRAEEIAREIYAEPLRQDTPFIVTDLQTAELVKVSANAFLATKISFINAVSEICEIAGADVVALADAIGLDERIGRKFLGAGLGFGGGCLPKDIRAFMARAGELGADQALTFLREVDAINMRRRDRVVDLAKESFAGSLLGHRVTVLGCSFKPNSDDVRDSPALSVAGSLSLAGAAVTVYDPEGMDNAKKVFPTLDYAPDVDTALKGTELVILATEWKQFRELDPVAAGKMVARQHIIDGRNVLNVREWQAAGWDLVALGRSA, encoded by the coding sequence ATGACTGTGATTGGCACTGGATACCTGGGTGCAACGCACGCCGCTTGCATGGCCGAACTCGGCCACGAGGTTCTCGGCGTGGACGTGGACCAAGCAAAAATCGACTCCCTTGCAGCGGGCAAGGTTCCCTTCTACGAGCCGGGCCTGCCGGAGGTACTCGAGCGCAACTTAGACGGCGGGACGCTGAGCTTTAGCACGGATTATGCCGCGGCCGCTGATTTCGCCAACGTCCACTTTTTGGGCGTGGGCACCCCGCAGCGCCACGGTTCCTACGCGGCGGACATGACCTATGTCCGCGCGGTCATCGAAAAGCTGGTCCCGCTGCTCAAAGGCCAGCACCTCATCCTGGGCAAGTCCACCGTGCCGGTGGGCACCGCCGCGGAGCTGCAGCAGATGGCCAACGAGCTGGCCCCGGAGGGCACCGAGGTGGAGATCTCCTGGAATCCGGAGTTCCTGCGAGAGGGCTACGCCGTCAAGGACACCATCACCCCGGATCGCATCGTCATCGGCTGCCGGGAGGGCGAGTCCCGCGCGGAGGAGATTGCCCGCGAGATTTACGCCGAGCCGCTGCGCCAGGACACTCCCTTCATCGTGACGGACCTGCAGACCGCCGAGCTGGTCAAGGTCTCGGCGAACGCGTTTCTGGCCACCAAGATTTCGTTCATCAACGCCGTGTCGGAGATCTGTGAGATCGCCGGCGCCGACGTCGTGGCCCTAGCGGATGCCATCGGGCTGGATGAGCGCATCGGTCGCAAGTTCTTAGGCGCCGGCCTGGGCTTCGGCGGCGGCTGCCTGCCGAAGGATATCCGCGCGTTCATGGCGCGGGCGGGCGAGCTCGGCGCGGACCAGGCCCTGACCTTCCTGCGCGAGGTCGACGCCATCAACATGCGCCGCCGTGACCGCGTGGTGGATCTGGCCAAGGAGTCTTTCGCCGGCTCCCTGCTGGGCCACCGCGTGACGGTGCTGGGCTGTTCCTTCAAGCCGAACTCGGACGACGTGCGCGACTCGCCGGCCCTATCCGTGGCCGGCTCGCTGTCCCTGGCGGGCGCGGCGGTGACGGTCTACGACCCGGAGGGCATGGACAACGCCAAGAAGGTCTTCCCGACGCTGGACTACGCCCCCGACGTGGACACGGCTCTTAAGGGGACCGAGCTGGTCATCCTGGCTACGGAGTGGAAGCAGTTTCGCGAGCTCGACCCGGTCGCCGCCGGCAAAATGGTCGCCCGCCAACACATCATCGACGGGCGCAACGTGCTTAATGTGCGTGAATGGCAGGCGGCCGGTTGGGATCTCGTGGCCCTGGGTCGGAGTGCGTAA
- the dcd gene encoding dCTP deaminase codes for MLLSDRDIRAAIEDESLQIEPFDADLIQPSSVDVRLDKYFRVFNNSRYTHIDPKEEMPDLTSLVEVADGDAFVLHPGEFVLGATLEKFTLPPHLAGRLEGKSSLGRLGLLTHSTAGFIDPGFSGHITLELSNTANLPIVLWPNMKVGQLAIFKMTSPAQDPYGSGALGSKYQGQRGPTPSKSYLNFR; via the coding sequence GTGCTTTTATCAGATCGAGATATCCGGGCCGCCATCGAGGATGAATCGCTGCAGATCGAGCCCTTCGATGCCGACCTCATCCAGCCCTCGTCCGTGGACGTGCGCCTGGATAAATACTTCCGCGTGTTCAACAACTCCCGGTACACCCACATTGATCCGAAAGAAGAGATGCCGGATCTGACCAGCCTGGTCGAGGTGGCCGACGGCGACGCCTTCGTGCTGCACCCGGGCGAGTTCGTCCTGGGTGCCACACTAGAGAAGTTCACGCTGCCGCCGCACCTGGCCGGCCGCCTGGAGGGTAAGTCCTCCTTGGGGCGCTTGGGCTTGCTTACGCACTCCACCGCAGGATTTATTGACCCCGGCTTTTCCGGGCACATTACCCTGGAGTTGTCGAACACGGCGAACCTGCCGATCGTCCTGTGGCCGAACATGAAGGTCGGCCAGCTGGCGATCTTCAAGATGACCTCGCCGGCGCAGGATCCGTACGGCAGCGGGGCGCTGGGCTCGAAGTACCAGGGCCAGCGCGGGCCGACCCCGTCGAAGTCCTACCTGAACTTTCGCTAA
- a CDS encoding ABC transporter ATP-binding protein, with protein sequence MTTAQATGVTFTYRGADHPSINDATITITPGTVTLLCGASGSGKTTALRLFNGLIPHFHDGDLTGSVTVDDIDVAQTDLPRLAHHCSTVFQNPRTQFYTTHVRQELAFGPENLGRDPQKICARIDEVAAELGIADLLESRVTQLSGGQMQRVACAVAMCNNTSLIVFDEPTANLSADVIDQLAILIARLKADGHTIIIAEHRLSFLAGIVDCVYCFDKGKIALTATGEEFYATSDEERKQLGLRSLVPVPMPSLPEPEGEGVTIDNLTFAYRHGKTVLNVGHVLFPAGKITALIGPCGSGKSTLARIVCGLEKAKGASITLNGQKFAGRDAYLVMQDPTRQLFSDTVIDEVTLGTTKAEKQHIDAHTILEELDLAEHESDHPQALSGGQRQRLVIATALAANKKVYIFDEPTSGVGYKHLVAISRVMRKLADTGAVVIVITHDAELVTEVADHSVRLDQINAC encoded by the coding sequence ATGACAACAGCCCAAGCCACCGGCGTCACCTTCACCTATCGGGGAGCAGACCACCCCTCAATCAATGACGCAACCATCACCATCACACCCGGAACCGTCACCTTGCTGTGTGGCGCTTCAGGGTCGGGGAAGACCACCGCGTTACGGCTGTTTAACGGGCTCATCCCACACTTTCACGACGGCGACCTTACCGGAAGCGTCACGGTTGACGACATTGACGTGGCACAAACAGACCTGCCACGCCTTGCCCACCACTGTTCGACAGTGTTTCAAAACCCGCGCACCCAGTTCTACACCACTCACGTGCGTCAAGAACTCGCCTTCGGCCCAGAAAATCTCGGTCGCGACCCGCAGAAGATCTGTGCCCGCATTGACGAGGTTGCAGCCGAGTTAGGTATCGCCGACCTGTTGGAATCCCGCGTCACACAACTATCAGGCGGACAGATGCAACGCGTGGCCTGCGCCGTCGCCATGTGCAACAACACGTCGCTGATTGTCTTTGACGAGCCGACCGCGAACCTGTCAGCTGACGTTATCGACCAACTCGCCATTCTCATCGCCAGGCTCAAAGCCGATGGACACACCATCATCATCGCTGAACACCGGCTGAGTTTCCTTGCCGGGATCGTCGACTGCGTTTACTGTTTCGATAAAGGCAAGATCGCCCTCACCGCAACCGGCGAAGAGTTCTACGCTACCTCGGATGAGGAGCGCAAACAGCTTGGACTGCGATCCCTAGTGCCCGTACCCATGCCGAGCCTGCCCGAACCAGAAGGTGAAGGGGTCACGATCGACAACCTCACCTTCGCCTACCGCCACGGGAAAACGGTTCTCAATGTCGGCCATGTGCTCTTTCCGGCAGGGAAAATCACAGCGCTCATTGGCCCGTGCGGGTCGGGCAAATCAACACTGGCACGGATCGTCTGCGGACTCGAAAAAGCCAAAGGTGCATCCATCACACTCAATGGGCAAAAATTCGCCGGCCGGGACGCCTACCTCGTCATGCAAGACCCCACCCGGCAGCTGTTCTCGGACACCGTTATTGACGAAGTCACGCTCGGCACGACCAAAGCCGAAAAGCAGCACATCGACGCCCACACGATCCTTGAAGAACTCGATCTTGCGGAGCACGAGTCCGATCATCCTCAGGCTCTGTCCGGTGGGCAGCGCCAACGCCTGGTTATTGCTACAGCGCTTGCCGCGAACAAGAAAGTTTACATCTTTGACGAGCCAACATCAGGTGTGGGCTACAAGCACCTTGTCGCGATTTCCCGAGTAATGCGTAAACTCGCCGATACCGGTGCCGTCGTCATTGTCATCACCCACGACGCCGAACTCGTTACCGAGGTCGCCGACCATAGCGTCCGCCTCGACCAAATCAACGCCTGCTAA
- a CDS encoding energy-coupling factor transporter transmembrane component T family protein, translating to MSKLPDPRTIIATLVIVSTTIYSAYSPWFVCALGGFAAVMLASVAINPNTLVRPIWVAVYLATFAVLGGLVFVIPQVWKSTAGAFLVVFLQWMWRFSVSAGMGAYAIGVIRPATWQKALAGSRIPTCFTIPISVALRVLPVIGHEVKAISDAMRLRGMSALSLRAAQYFTIPLLSTVVRSGDELASAALVRGLGGTAKPTSVTVVKFRVIDAVILLIVIGFAIWRIVL from the coding sequence TTGTCTAAACTTCCCGACCCGCGCACCATTATCGCAACGCTCGTCATCGTTTCCACCACGATCTACAGTGCCTACTCGCCGTGGTTCGTGTGTGCTCTGGGCGGATTCGCCGCCGTGATGCTGGCGAGCGTTGCGATCAACCCCAACACGCTCGTGCGCCCGATCTGGGTGGCCGTCTACCTGGCCACGTTTGCGGTCCTCGGCGGGCTCGTCTTCGTGATACCACAGGTGTGGAAGTCAACGGCCGGCGCGTTCCTCGTGGTGTTTTTGCAGTGGATGTGGCGATTCAGTGTCAGCGCAGGAATGGGAGCCTACGCGATCGGCGTGATCCGACCCGCCACCTGGCAAAAAGCACTCGCCGGCTCACGGATCCCGACCTGTTTCACGATCCCAATCTCGGTTGCCTTACGTGTGCTGCCCGTGATCGGCCACGAGGTTAAAGCGATCTCAGATGCGATGAGGCTACGCGGCATGTCCGCGCTTTCCCTGCGCGCGGCCCAGTACTTCACAATCCCGCTGCTATCGACCGTGGTACGCAGTGGGGACGAACTGGCATCGGCCGCCCTCGTGCGCGGACTGGGTGGAACCGCAAAGCCCACCTCAGTCACGGTCGTGAAATTCCGTGTGATCGACGCAGTCATTCTGCTCATCGTTATCGGTTTCGCGATATGGAGAATCGTCCTATGA
- a CDS encoding MptD family putative ECF transporter S component, producing the protein MSTRTSSRLNTRDFINIGVFTALMFVIVFAFGMLGFFGPAAMFPGFLISILINGIVFALFTARTPKMWALTIMLIIIEILFSVTGHWVGGIAIAIVFGLLADLVVTKGPKSMKVRVPLAYALFILPIYVSPWMPLFMNQDAYMSQIAEQMGADYAAKMAQVVTIPILLGFFVVMLIVGWIAGLMGTRIARKHFERAGLV; encoded by the coding sequence ATGTCCACACGCACGTCCTCGCGCCTCAACACGCGCGACTTCATCAACATTGGCGTCTTCACCGCCTTGATGTTCGTCATCGTGTTTGCATTCGGAATGCTCGGCTTCTTCGGTCCGGCCGCGATGTTCCCCGGCTTCTTAATCTCGATCCTCATTAACGGCATTGTCTTTGCTCTATTCACTGCCCGTACGCCGAAGATGTGGGCATTGACAATCATGCTGATTATCATCGAAATCCTCTTCTCCGTGACCGGGCACTGGGTAGGCGGCATTGCTATTGCTATTGTGTTCGGCCTGCTTGCCGATCTGGTCGTCACCAAGGGGCCGAAGAGCATGAAAGTGCGCGTTCCCCTGGCCTACGCATTGTTTATTTTGCCGATCTACGTGTCACCGTGGATGCCGCTATTTATGAACCAAGACGCATATATGTCGCAGATCGCCGAACAAATGGGCGCAGACTACGCCGCCAAGATGGCGCAGGTGGTCACGATTCCGATTCTGCTGGGCTTCTTCGTCGTGATGCTCATCGTTGGCTGGATCGCAGGTCTGATGGGAACTCGGATTGCGCGTAAACACTTTGAACGGGCCGGTCTTGTCTAA
- a CDS encoding ABC transporter ATP-binding protein, with protein MNQLLLPRFKRLMEPASWRNLSVGQAWGAVSGLCHGFALLALLPAASALATGMPVWGLSFWGWLIALAVIAVLGVGTEFYGMRTGYIGALGFIHDVHQAVGNKVARLPLGMFDSGSSGRLSRMVTQEMMNLGESAAHFIFSLLQKLSAVLVVTVGTWFWDWRLGLTLTIAFPIMLAFLHISRVLLDKGKKVSEPAESELAARMVEFATCQGALRSCHVADDYPALDRAFKQADRKSRKALWIETLANLINGMFVQALVVVMIWLTAQLALGGQMNALNAVVTIGMCLRFTTMLQDIGGCMTGLEERRQQMNHVDKVMDAPELSEPDVSTPVSAPGDVRFEDVTFGYDPDTPVLRDISFHVPQGGMCALVGPSGCGKTTIARLVARFWDVQSGSVRVGGVDVREQTTEDLMRQVSLVFQDVYLFNDTLEANIRLGNPEATDEEIRWAADLSGVTEIVNRLPDGWNSLAGAGGRALSGGERQRVSIARALVKKAPIALFDEATSALDAENEANIVAAMNELRRHSTLIVIAHKLETIRQADQIIVLSHGGHIAQRGCHDELVNQPGQYRDFWQERINAAGWQLV; from the coding sequence ATGAACCAACTATTGCTGCCACGCTTTAAGCGTTTGATGGAACCCGCCTCGTGGCGAAACCTCTCGGTCGGCCAAGCGTGGGGTGCGGTCTCAGGACTGTGTCACGGCTTTGCCCTGCTCGCGCTACTCCCCGCAGCAAGTGCCCTAGCGACCGGAATGCCAGTGTGGGGGTTATCGTTTTGGGGATGGCTCATCGCCTTGGCGGTAATCGCGGTGCTGGGCGTGGGCACGGAGTTTTATGGCATGCGCACCGGCTATATCGGGGCCCTCGGATTCATTCACGACGTCCACCAAGCGGTCGGCAACAAGGTAGCCCGCCTACCACTGGGCATGTTCGATTCGGGTAGTTCTGGACGGCTGTCGCGCATGGTCACCCAGGAAATGATGAACTTGGGTGAGTCGGCGGCGCACTTTATTTTCTCCCTCCTCCAAAAACTCTCAGCCGTGCTCGTAGTCACTGTGGGAACCTGGTTCTGGGATTGGCGGCTGGGACTGACCTTGACGATCGCCTTCCCAATCATGCTCGCCTTCCTCCATATCTCCCGCGTGCTTCTTGATAAAGGTAAGAAGGTTTCCGAACCAGCCGAGTCAGAGTTGGCGGCTCGCATGGTCGAATTCGCCACCTGCCAAGGCGCATTGCGCTCCTGTCACGTCGCCGACGACTACCCGGCCCTTGATCGGGCATTCAAACAGGCTGACCGCAAAAGCCGCAAAGCATTGTGGATCGAAACATTAGCGAACCTGATAAACGGAATGTTCGTCCAAGCCCTTGTCGTGGTAATGATTTGGCTGACCGCCCAACTCGCCCTCGGCGGGCAGATGAATGCGTTGAACGCTGTGGTCACCATCGGCATGTGCCTGCGGTTCACCACCATGCTCCAAGACATCGGTGGCTGCATGACCGGGCTGGAAGAACGCCGCCAGCAGATGAATCACGTCGACAAGGTCATGGACGCTCCCGAACTGTCCGAACCCGATGTCTCCACACCGGTGAGCGCTCCTGGTGATGTTCGTTTCGAGGACGTCACCTTCGGCTACGATCCGGACACCCCGGTTCTCCGTGATATTTCCTTCCATGTCCCGCAAGGCGGCATGTGTGCCCTGGTTGGCCCTTCCGGCTGCGGAAAAACCACAATCGCGAGGTTGGTTGCACGTTTCTGGGATGTGCAGTCCGGCAGCGTACGCGTTGGCGGGGTTGATGTGCGCGAGCAGACCACCGAAGATTTGATGCGCCAGGTGTCTCTCGTTTTCCAAGACGTCTATTTATTCAATGACACTCTCGAAGCCAACATTCGCCTTGGCAACCCAGAAGCTACCGATGAAGAAATCAGGTGGGCCGCTGACCTGTCGGGCGTGACGGAAATCGTCAACCGGCTCCCAGACGGCTGGAATTCATTGGCAGGTGCTGGCGGGCGCGCACTGTCAGGTGGGGAACGCCAACGCGTCTCTATCGCCCGCGCCTTGGTGAAGAAAGCCCCGATCGCGCTGTTCGACGAGGCCACCAGCGCGCTGGATGCGGAAAACGAAGCCAACATTGTTGCGGCGATGAACGAGCTACGCAGGCACTCCACGCTAATCGTGATCGCCCACAAACTTGAAACCATTCGCCAAGCCGACCAAATCATCGTCCTCTCCCACGGTGGGCATATCGCCCAGCGCGGGTGCCACGACGAGCTGGTCAACCAGCCAGGTCAATACCGCGATTTCTGGCAAGAGCGCATCAACGCAGCCGGATGGCAACTCGTCTAA
- a CDS encoding ABC transporter ATP-binding protein, producing MNDSVTDQVVEDEYGSAKEKSVAGQNAIRQLSQPVKGKLFIAQVLAFLSGVLAIAPYVALVELGRELMQDQVDPAGVNWIVMLLVSAYMARLTLYFVALGVTHFIDLSLRNQMRRQIAARMSTAPLSWFTREGEGKIRKTIQDDTATVHTVIAHGPIEKLNAIVSPLALLAYAFVVDWRLALLSIATIPIYVGMYGMSMRGMNEKTAQMDTKLAQVSATMAEFVAGISVVKAFGKVGQAHKAYLDAANEFSKFYRAWCMPLVSMSVASFSWVSIPVLLIVNLGGGALMMNAGWVSIYEVITTTLIALVLPGALMAVATIAWSYQLAGSAAVRLVNVMELPALPQPNAPQTPHGHDIEIRGVSYAYDETQALDEVSLSIPAGTVTALVGPSGAGKSTLASLIARFDDPDAGTITIGGVDLKNISQDVLYSTVAFVLQDAQLIRDTIRNNIALGAPEATLEEVRQAARAAQIDEFIMSLPDGYDTVLGEDTHVSGGQAARIAIARALMVDAPVLVLDEATAMADPESESKIQQALSTLAKGRTVIVIAHRLASIRGAVQIVVMERGRIAVVGTHDELLGNAHYQALLAQGACEEMTR from the coding sequence GTGAACGATAGTGTAACGGATCAGGTTGTTGAAGACGAGTACGGGTCGGCGAAGGAAAAATCTGTCGCTGGCCAGAACGCGATCCGTCAGCTATCGCAGCCGGTGAAAGGCAAACTGTTTATCGCGCAGGTTTTGGCTTTTCTCTCTGGTGTGTTGGCTATTGCCCCGTATGTGGCTCTGGTGGAGCTTGGCAGAGAACTTATGCAAGACCAGGTGGACCCGGCGGGGGTGAACTGGATCGTGATGCTCCTCGTCAGCGCATACATGGCCCGGTTGACCTTATATTTTGTTGCATTGGGCGTGACGCATTTTATTGACCTGTCGTTGCGTAATCAGATGCGTCGGCAAATTGCCGCCCGAATGTCGACTGCTCCGCTGTCGTGGTTTACCCGCGAGGGTGAGGGAAAGATCCGCAAGACCATTCAGGATGATACGGCCACGGTGCACACAGTGATCGCGCACGGGCCGATCGAGAAACTGAACGCGATCGTCTCCCCGCTCGCTTTGTTGGCCTATGCATTCGTGGTGGATTGGCGACTCGCGTTGCTGTCGATCGCGACGATCCCGATCTATGTGGGCATGTATGGCATGTCGATGCGCGGCATGAACGAAAAGACCGCGCAAATGGACACCAAGCTCGCCCAAGTTTCGGCAACGATGGCCGAGTTCGTGGCCGGTATCTCAGTGGTGAAAGCGTTCGGCAAGGTCGGCCAAGCACATAAAGCCTATTTAGATGCAGCTAACGAGTTTTCTAAGTTCTACCGGGCTTGGTGTATGCCGCTGGTGTCGATGTCGGTCGCCTCATTTTCGTGGGTGTCAATCCCGGTGTTGTTGATCGTGAACCTTGGCGGTGGCGCGTTGATGATGAACGCCGGTTGGGTGAGCATCTACGAGGTGATAACGACCACGTTGATCGCCTTGGTGCTGCCGGGAGCGTTGATGGCAGTCGCAACCATCGCCTGGTCGTACCAGCTCGCAGGGTCTGCGGCAGTGAGGCTGGTGAACGTCATGGAGCTACCGGCATTGCCTCAGCCCAATGCGCCGCAGACACCACACGGTCATGATATCGAGATTCGGGGTGTGTCGTATGCCTATGACGAGACCCAAGCGTTAGACGAAGTGAGCCTGAGCATTCCGGCAGGCACGGTGACCGCGCTGGTTGGGCCTTCGGGCGCGGGGAAGTCGACGCTGGCGAGTTTGATTGCCCGCTTCGATGACCCGGACGCTGGCACGATCACCATCGGCGGGGTTGATCTAAAGAACATTTCCCAGGACGTGTTGTATTCGACGGTCGCATTCGTCCTGCAAGATGCACAGCTTATTCGCGACACCATTCGAAACAACATCGCTCTTGGCGCGCCAGAGGCGACTTTAGAAGAGGTGCGGCAGGCGGCGCGGGCAGCGCAGATCGACGAGTTCATCATGAGCCTGCCAGATGGTTACGACACCGTGTTGGGGGAGGACACCCACGTTTCGGGCGGGCAGGCAGCCCGTATCGCGATCGCCCGGGCGCTCATGGTTGATGCCCCAGTGTTGGTGCTGGACGAGGCGACGGCGATGGCGGACCCGGAATCAGAATCGAAAATCCAACAAGCCCTATCCACGCTTGCCAAAGGCAGAACCGTGATTGTGATAGCCCACCGACTGGCCTCGATCAGAGGGGCAGTCCAAATCGTCGTCATGGAACGCGGGCGCATTGCTGTGGTCGGTACACACGACGAGCTGTTGGGTAATGCGCACTATCAGGCACTTCTTGCCCAAGGTGCATGCGAGGAGATGACACGATGA